One part of the Nitrosopumilus sp. genome encodes these proteins:
- the pheT gene encoding phenylalanine--tRNA ligase subunit beta, whose amino-acid sequence MPVVEISYSNLQKLIGKSSKKQISESLPFLGLDVESEEGDLVRVEYSPNRPDYSTDFGIALGMQGLLGVKTGAIKLNIKKSNYSIKVNSTVSKIRPFVTGIIAKNGKIDDKFIKKLMAMQEDLHFGIGRKRKKSSIGIHDLDKISFPLTYTTTNKTHSFIPLTATSKMSISEILEKTVVGKDYGNLLRNSSQVPIILDSNSDTVSFPPIINAAVTTITPKSKNLFVEVTGINKNDAEDMLSIVATILQSAGFSLYGVKITGANNSSPKLGLRKITISPNLITDTLGLSLSSSKIISALKKSRLDAVSKGNNIICTIPAYRFDIFGPMDLVEEVALGYGIQNLEPILSPSQTIGQTNLISDKLKSLSLTVVGLGYLEVLNSSLTSKRILYEMTNRESKKIISVLDSKSQEHTILRNSILPGLIENLSRNIHAVYPQKLFETGTIFSDDNVIDEKVSFAGISAHQDANFTEIKSVLQSVLRTAFNFEIETKTFEDPIFENGRSAAVFVNGKQVGVIGEISSKTIENYKIRVPAVGFEIVLSGFVF is encoded by the coding sequence ATGCCAGTAGTTGAAATTTCATATTCTAATCTGCAAAAACTGATTGGAAAGTCATCAAAAAAACAAATCTCTGAATCATTACCCTTTCTTGGTCTAGATGTTGAATCTGAAGAGGGTGATTTAGTTAGAGTTGAATACAGTCCAAACAGACCAGACTATTCGACTGATTTTGGAATTGCTCTTGGAATGCAGGGATTACTTGGAGTAAAAACCGGTGCAATTAAACTAAATATAAAAAAATCAAATTATTCAATCAAGGTAAATTCCACAGTATCAAAAATAAGACCATTTGTTACAGGAATTATTGCAAAAAACGGCAAAATTGATGACAAATTTATCAAGAAGCTAATGGCAATGCAAGAGGACCTTCACTTTGGAATTGGTCGAAAAAGAAAAAAGTCATCAATTGGAATACATGATCTAGACAAAATTTCATTTCCTTTAACATATACGACCACAAACAAAACTCATTCTTTCATTCCTCTAACAGCTACAAGTAAAATGAGCATATCTGAGATTCTAGAAAAAACAGTTGTTGGAAAAGACTATGGGAATTTGCTTAGAAATTCTTCTCAGGTCCCAATAATCTTGGATTCAAATTCTGATACTGTATCATTTCCACCAATAATAAACGCCGCCGTTACAACTATCACTCCTAAATCAAAGAATCTCTTTGTTGAAGTTACTGGAATCAATAAAAATGATGCAGAAGATATGCTGTCTATTGTTGCAACAATTCTTCAAAGCGCAGGATTTTCTTTGTATGGTGTAAAGATTACAGGAGCAAACAATTCATCACCCAAATTAGGATTAAGAAAAATTACAATATCTCCTAATTTGATTACTGACACTTTGGGTCTTTCATTGAGTTCTTCAAAAATAATATCAGCATTGAAAAAATCTCGATTAGATGCAGTATCTAAAGGAAATAATATTATCTGTACAATTCCTGCATATCGATTTGATATATTTGGTCCTATGGATTTAGTCGAAGAAGTTGCCTTAGGTTATGGAATACAAAACTTGGAGCCCATACTTTCTCCATCACAAACAATTGGTCAAACAAATCTAATTTCTGACAAACTAAAATCTTTATCACTAACTGTCGTAGGATTGGGTTATCTTGAAGTTCTCAACTCAAGCTTGACTAGCAAGCGAATCTTGTATGAAATGACAAACAGAGAATCAAAGAAAATAATTTCTGTACTTGACTCAAAAAGTCAAGAGCATACCATTCTACGAAACTCTATCTTACCAGGTTTAATTGAAAATTTATCTAGGAACATTCATGCAGTATATCCTCAAAAATTATTTGAAACTGGAACTATATTTTCAGATGATAATGTGATTGATGAAAAGGTAAGCTTTGCTGGAATCAGCGCACATCAAGATGCAAACTTTACAGAGATTAAATCTGTTTTACAATCTGTACTAAGAACTGCATTTAATTTTGAAATTGAAACAAAAACTTTTGAAGATCCAATCTTTGAAAATGGTCGTTCAGCAGCAGTTTTTGTAAATGGTAAACAAGTGGGAGTTATTGGTGAAATTAGTTCCAAAACAATTGAAAACTATAAGATTCGTGTTCCAGCAGTAGGCTTTGAAATTGTATTGTCTGGATTTGTTTTTTAA
- a CDS encoding Lrp/AsnC ligand binding domain-containing protein encodes MATAYVLINCELGSEEAIIQQLKGLEGVKEVHGTFGAYDILAKIESDTVEKLRETITWKIRKIEKIRSTLTLMGIEGQT; translated from the coding sequence ATGGCAACAGCTTATGTTTTAATAAACTGTGAACTAGGTTCTGAGGAAGCTATTATTCAGCAACTCAAAGGCTTAGAAGGTGTAAAAGAAGTTCATGGAACTTTTGGTGCATATGATATTTTGGCCAAAATTGAATCTGATACTGTAGAAAAACTAAGAGAAACAATCACCTGGAAGATCAGAAAAATTGAAAAGATTCGTTCAACTCTTACCCTAATGGGTATTGAAGGCCAAACATAA
- the pdxS gene encoding pyridoxal 5'-phosphate synthase lyase subunit PdxS: MLPLSGERLDAKGIISDKINSVNTLRGSSTVKRGFAHMLKNGVVMDVTTVEQAQIAEEAGAVSVMVLDKLPSEVRKAGGVARTASIRIIEEIMDSVTIPVMAKCRIGHVNEALVLQETDVDMIDESEVLTPADEFHHIWKWDFTTPVVNGARSLAEALRRIEEGASMIRTKGEPGTGNVAEAVTHIKKVNDELRTIKAIYDSGDNQDLVRIAREFKVSYDIVQQTAKLGRLPVVNFAAGGIATPADAAYLMSLGCDGIFVGSGIFNADDAKERARAIVLATTFWNESDKVKEAQKMIDERQSMIGLDVKTLELRMQDRGGSS; encoded by the coding sequence ATGCTTCCATTATCTGGTGAACGACTTGATGCTAAAGGGATAATCTCAGATAAAATAAACTCCGTTAACACTTTACGTGGTTCATCCACTGTTAAACGTGGTTTTGCTCATATGCTAAAAAATGGAGTAGTAATGGATGTTACAACTGTAGAACAAGCTCAAATTGCAGAGGAAGCTGGAGCAGTATCTGTTATGGTTTTGGATAAACTTCCATCCGAAGTTAGAAAAGCCGGTGGGGTTGCACGAACTGCAAGTATTAGAATTATTGAAGAAATAATGGATTCTGTAACAATTCCTGTAATGGCAAAATGTAGAATTGGCCATGTCAATGAAGCATTAGTTCTTCAGGAAACTGATGTTGATATGATAGATGAATCAGAAGTTCTAACTCCTGCTGATGAATTTCATCATATTTGGAAATGGGATTTTACAACACCTGTTGTCAATGGTGCTAGATCTTTGGCTGAAGCCTTAAGGAGAATTGAAGAAGGCGCATCAATGATTAGAACAAAAGGCGAACCTGGAACTGGAAATGTTGCAGAAGCTGTTACTCATATTAAAAAAGTCAATGATGAATTAAGAACAATTAAAGCAATTTATGATTCTGGAGATAATCAAGATTTAGTTAGAATTGCAAGAGAATTCAAAGTATCTTATGATATTGTTCAACAAACTGCAAAACTTGGCAGATTGCCGGTTGTAAATTTTGCAGCTGGTGGAATTGCAACTCCTGCTGATGCTGCATATTTGATGTCTCTTGGATGTGATGGAATTTTTGTAGGTTCTGGAATTTTTAATGCAGATGATGCAAAAGAAAGAGCAAGAGCAATAGTTTTAGCTACCACTTTTTGGAATGAATCTGATAAAGTCAAAGAAGCTCAAAAAATGATAGATGAAAGACAATCTATGATAGGCTTGGATGTCAAAACATTAGAATTACGTATGCAAGATCGTGGAGGCTCATCATGA
- a CDS encoding tryptophan--tRNA ligase, translated as MSADDFIVTPWHVEGDIDYDKLIKKFGTERISSELLGRIKTVVGEDHFMLRRGIFFSHREMNRILDDYQKGQKFFLYTGRGPSGHTHIGHLVPWVFSKWLQEKFDVNMYFQLTDDEKFFSKPNLTLEETNKFAYENALDFIALGFKSDKTKIIINTKNIQTLYPIAAQVAKKINFSNTKATFGFTNETNIGMIFYTALQSAPCFIEDKPVLIPLGVDQDPHFRLTRDIAPKIGKQKPALIHNIMIPALEGPGGKMSASDNNGTIYTTDSPNAVKKKINKHAFSGGQPDIEQHRKIGGNPDIDVAYQYLRIFFEPDDNKLKSIYEDYKSGKLLSGELKAILIEKINDFLSIHQEKREKAKDKIHEFLLENK; from the coding sequence ATGTCAGCTGATGACTTTATTGTGACTCCTTGGCATGTTGAAGGAGATATAGATTATGATAAATTAATCAAGAAATTTGGAACTGAAAGAATTTCATCAGAGTTACTAGGAAGAATCAAGACTGTAGTTGGAGAGGATCATTTTATGCTCAGGCGAGGTATTTTTTTCTCTCATAGAGAAATGAATAGGATTTTGGATGATTATCAGAAAGGGCAGAAATTCTTTCTATACACTGGAAGGGGTCCTTCAGGTCATACACATATTGGACATCTGGTTCCATGGGTTTTTTCAAAATGGCTTCAAGAAAAATTTGATGTTAATATGTATTTTCAGCTTACAGATGACGAAAAATTTTTTTCAAAACCTAATCTCACTTTAGAGGAGACGAATAAGTTTGCTTATGAAAATGCTCTTGACTTTATTGCGTTAGGTTTCAAATCAGATAAAACAAAAATCATTATCAATACAAAAAACATTCAAACACTGTATCCAATTGCAGCTCAGGTTGCAAAGAAAATTAATTTTTCTAATACAAAAGCAACATTTGGATTTACAAATGAAACAAATATTGGAATGATTTTTTATACAGCCTTACAATCTGCACCATGTTTTATTGAGGACAAACCAGTTTTAATTCCATTAGGAGTAGATCAGGATCCTCACTTTAGATTAACACGAGATATTGCACCAAAGATTGGAAAACAAAAACCAGCATTAATTCATAACATAATGATTCCTGCATTAGAGGGTCCAGGTGGTAAAATGTCAGCTTCGGATAATAATGGAACAATATACACAACGGATTCTCCAAATGCAGTAAAGAAGAAAATCAACAAACATGCATTTTCTGGAGGTCAACCAGACATAGAACAACATAGAAAGATTGGCGGAAATCCAGATATTGATGTCGCATATCAATATTTGAGAATATTTTTTGAACCAGATGATAATAAATTAAAATCGATTTATGAAGATTATAAATCTGGAAAATTACTTTCAGGAGAATTAAAAGCAATTTTAATTGAAAAAATTAATGATTTTCTATCAATTCATCAGGAAAAAAGAGAAAAAGCAAAAGACAAGATACATGAATTTCTTTTAGAGAATAAATGA
- a CDS encoding EVE domain-containing protein, whose protein sequence is MVNYWLAKQEPSGPRGYNFEQLKKEKSTVWDGVHNNLALKHMREMKPGDLALFYHTGDERQAVGIMQITSKPYSNPKEDVERFIVVDVKYKKSLKNPVTLDEMKKNKKFKDWELLRISRLSVMPVPKPIWDEILKMSQG, encoded by the coding sequence ATGGTAAACTATTGGTTAGCAAAGCAAGAGCCAAGTGGTCCAAGGGGATATAATTTTGAACAGTTAAAAAAAGAAAAATCAACTGTATGGGATGGCGTTCACAATAATCTGGCATTAAAACATATGCGAGAAATGAAACCTGGTGATCTAGCATTATTTTATCATACAGGGGATGAACGACAAGCTGTTGGAATAATGCAAATCACTTCAAAACCGTATTCTAATCCAAAAGAAGATGTTGAACGTTTCATTGTTGTTGATGTAAAATATAAAAAATCATTGAAAAATCCAGTAACTCTTGATGAAATGAAGAAAAATAAAAAATTCAAAGATTGGGAACTTCTTCGAATCTCAAGGCTATCTGTCATGCCAGTGCCAAAACCCATCTGGGATGAAATTTTAAAGATGTCTCAAGGCTAA
- a CDS encoding phenylalanine--tRNA ligase subunit alpha translates to MSQVFHEIEKKIITSLKDNPKQTMEKLEKSTNLSSDQIRRGVEWLKLKELANVVESTTSIFSLGKNGLEAFEKGLPERRLLNLLKDGPKTMQDLQKELGSIFGPAMGLARKNNWIETNEKISLKHSPVELPGEKTLKKIGNGKQPKNEIDVVDLSSLLKRPDFLIEDVQKSKEISLTDHAKSIAISESVGAIDVEAEAPPIFAARTHPLKDTIDEIREIFVTLGFSEIVGSMSQSSFWNFDALFTPQDHPARELQDTFYLDGISAKKIGTPEQIKNVSASHKKNWRYLWDINEARKMVLRTHTTCVTIKHLAETKPDEARVFSVGRVFRNEKVSYKHLVEFNQIEGVVVGKNATLRDLMGIQREFYKRIGITKIKFWPTFFPYTEPSLQTMVYNDRLGKWVELFGMGIFRPEVTKPLGINKPVLAWGGGIERIAMLKYGLDDVREFYNNNLNWLRSVNKCQ, encoded by the coding sequence TTGTCGCAAGTTTTTCATGAAATTGAAAAAAAAATTATCACTTCGTTAAAAGACAATCCAAAACAAACAATGGAAAAACTTGAGAAATCAACCAATCTCTCTTCTGATCAAATAAGACGTGGAGTTGAGTGGCTCAAACTAAAAGAATTGGCAAATGTAGTTGAATCAACAACTAGTATATTTTCACTTGGGAAAAATGGTCTTGAGGCATTTGAGAAAGGACTTCCTGAAAGAAGATTGCTAAACCTGTTAAAAGATGGTCCAAAAACAATGCAAGACCTGCAAAAGGAACTTGGTTCAATTTTTGGTCCAGCAATGGGTCTTGCAAGAAAAAATAATTGGATTGAAACTAATGAAAAAATATCTCTGAAACACTCTCCAGTAGAACTACCGGGAGAGAAAACGCTTAAAAAAATTGGAAATGGCAAACAACCAAAAAATGAAATTGATGTTGTTGATTTATCTAGTCTTTTGAAAAGACCTGACTTTCTTATCGAAGATGTTCAAAAATCAAAAGAAATCTCACTAACTGACCATGCAAAATCAATTGCAATTTCAGAATCTGTTGGTGCAATTGACGTAGAAGCCGAGGCTCCTCCGATTTTTGCTGCAAGGACTCATCCACTCAAAGACACCATTGATGAAATCCGTGAAATCTTTGTGACTCTAGGATTTTCTGAAATTGTCGGTAGTATGTCTCAGTCTAGCTTTTGGAATTTTGATGCACTGTTTACACCACAGGATCACCCTGCCCGAGAATTACAAGATACATTCTATCTTGACGGGATCTCTGCAAAAAAGATTGGGACGCCTGAACAAATCAAAAATGTTTCAGCATCTCACAAGAAGAACTGGAGATATCTCTGGGATATCAACGAAGCAAGAAAGATGGTTCTTCGAACCCACACAACATGTGTTACAATCAAACATCTGGCAGAAACAAAACCTGATGAGGCAAGAGTATTCTCAGTTGGCCGTGTATTTAGAAACGAAAAGGTAAGCTATAAGCATCTTGTAGAATTTAATCAGATTGAAGGTGTTGTTGTTGGAAAAAATGCAACACTACGTGATTTGATGGGAATTCAAAGAGAATTTTATAAAAGAATTGGAATTACAAAAATTAAATTCTGGCCAACATTTTTTCCATACACTGAACCATCATTACAAACAATGGTGTATAACGATAGGTTGGGAAAGTGGGTTGAGTTATTTGGAATGGGAATCTTTAGACCTGAAGTTACAAAACCTCTTGGAATAAACAAACCTGTCTTGGCATGGGGCGGTGGAATTGAGCGAATTGCTATGCTAAAGTATGGTCTAGATGATGTCCGTGAATTTTACAACAACAACCTAAACTGGTTAAGGAGTGTAAACAAATGCCAGTAG
- a CDS encoding aconitate hydratase, with protein MNIDTTPELVSNVYSKIKENIAKYRKVVGKPLTLTEKILSGHLYEIPDNTIAGGKDYVFLKPDRVALQDVTGQMVMLQFMQAGLKQSALPTTVHCDHLIRAEVQGDVDMKVSLDENSEVFKFLQSAAAKHGCGFWKPGAGIIHQVVLENYAFPGGLMIGTDSHTPNAGGLGMIAVGVGGLDAAETMAGLPWELLYPKKIGVKLTGELNGWTAPKDIILKVAEELTVSGGTNSIVEYFGPGTKSISCTGKATITNMGAEIGATCSIFPYDERMETYLKYTNREKIAELANQNKELLVADPEIESNPENFFDQIIEINLSALEPHIVGPHTPDLARSISELGNDVKSNDYIDPISVALIGSCTNSSYEDMSRVASIAKQAKEKGIKSKIPLLITPGSEQIRGTIERDGQMDSLKEIGATVLANACGPCIGQWNRPELKNEEKNTIVTTFNRNFPGRNDGRRNTLNFIGSPEMIIALALGGRLSFNPLKDDLIAADGTKFKLDPPKPAPEVPENGFKIPEGIFIAPPENSDDIEVIIDPNSKRLQLLEPFSKWNGQDFVDLPILVKAKGKCTTDHISPAGAWLSLRGHLDNLSDNMLLGAVNAFNDEVGKGKNILNNQLESFSKIARQFKEKQMRWVIIGDNNYGEGSSREHAAMSPRYLGCAAVITKSFARIHETNLKKQGILALTFSNSDDYEKILEDDKISLLKLNELEPHKQVKCIISHNDGNTDEILLNHSYNKSQIEWFKAGSALNVLRNR; from the coding sequence GTGAACATAGATACTACTCCTGAACTTGTTTCAAATGTTTATTCAAAAATAAAAGAAAATATTGCAAAATATAGAAAAGTTGTAGGAAAACCTCTAACACTTACTGAGAAAATTTTATCTGGACATCTTTATGAAATTCCTGACAATACTATTGCTGGTGGAAAAGATTATGTTTTTCTAAAACCTGATCGAGTTGCATTACAAGATGTCACAGGTCAAATGGTGATGCTTCAATTTATGCAGGCCGGATTAAAACAGTCAGCTTTACCAACAACTGTTCACTGTGATCATCTGATACGAGCTGAAGTTCAAGGTGATGTTGACATGAAGGTTTCTCTTGATGAAAATAGTGAAGTTTTCAAATTTTTACAATCAGCTGCTGCGAAACATGGATGTGGCTTTTGGAAACCCGGTGCTGGAATCATACATCAGGTAGTTCTTGAAAATTATGCATTTCCAGGCGGATTAATGATTGGTACAGATTCGCATACTCCGAATGCTGGAGGATTGGGAATGATTGCAGTTGGTGTAGGTGGATTGGATGCAGCTGAAACAATGGCGGGATTGCCTTGGGAATTACTTTATCCAAAAAAAATTGGTGTTAAATTAACTGGGGAACTAAATGGGTGGACAGCACCTAAAGATATTATCTTAAAAGTAGCTGAAGAACTAACTGTCTCTGGAGGAACTAATTCAATTGTTGAATATTTTGGTCCTGGTACAAAATCTATCAGTTGTACTGGAAAAGCCACTATTACAAATATGGGTGCGGAAATTGGAGCGACTTGTTCAATTTTTCCATATGATGAAAGAATGGAAACTTATCTAAAATATACAAACAGAGAAAAAATTGCTGAACTAGCAAATCAAAATAAAGAATTACTTGTTGCTGATCCTGAAATTGAATCCAATCCGGAAAACTTTTTTGATCAAATAATTGAAATTAATCTTTCTGCATTGGAGCCTCATATTGTTGGCCCTCATACTCCTGATTTAGCAAGATCAATTTCCGAATTAGGCAATGATGTAAAATCAAATGATTACATTGATCCAATATCTGTCGCACTAATTGGAAGTTGTACAAATTCCTCTTACGAAGATATGTCTAGAGTTGCAAGTATTGCAAAACAAGCAAAAGAAAAAGGAATCAAATCAAAAATTCCGCTATTAATTACACCTGGTTCTGAACAGATTCGTGGAACTATTGAACGAGATGGTCAAATGGATTCTCTTAAAGAAATTGGTGCAACCGTTCTAGCAAATGCATGCGGTCCATGTATTGGACAATGGAATAGGCCTGAATTAAAAAATGAAGAAAAAAATACTATCGTTACTACATTCAACAGAAACTTTCCAGGAAGAAATGATGGACGCAGAAACACACTGAACTTTATCGGCAGCCCGGAAATGATTATTGCTCTTGCATTGGGAGGACGATTGTCGTTTAATCCTCTCAAAGATGACCTCATCGCAGCCGACGGAACAAAATTCAAACTAGATCCTCCAAAACCTGCACCAGAAGTTCCTGAAAATGGATTTAAGATTCCTGAAGGAATTTTTATTGCACCTCCTGAAAATTCAGATGATATCGAAGTAATTATTGATCCTAATAGTAAAAGATTGCAACTCTTAGAACCCTTTTCAAAATGGAATGGACAAGACTTTGTAGATTTACCAATATTGGTAAAAGCTAAAGGAAAATGTACAACTGACCATATTTCTCCTGCTGGAGCGTGGTTATCTCTTAGGGGTCATTTAGATAATCTCAGTGATAACATGCTTCTGGGAGCCGTTAATGCCTTTAATGACGAAGTAGGTAAAGGTAAGAACATTCTCAATAACCAACTTGAATCATTTTCAAAAATTGCAAGACAGTTCAAAGAAAAACAAATGAGATGGGTGATAATAGGTGATAATAATTACGGAGAAGGTAGTAGTAGAGAACATGCTGCAATGTCTCCTAGATATCTGGGATGTGCAGCAGTAATCACCAAGAGCTTTGCTAGAATTCACGAAACAAATTTGAAAAAACAAGGAATTTTGGCACTTACATTTAGTAATTCTGATGATTATGAAAAAATTCTAGAAGATGATAAAATTAGTCTTCTTAAATTAAATGAGTTGGAACCACATAAACAAGTAAAATGTATTATTTCTCATAATGATGGAAATACAGATGAAATTTTACTAAACCATTCGTACAATAAATCTCAGATTGAATGGTTCAAAGCTGGTTCTGCACTAAATGTTCTAAGAAACAGATGA
- a CDS encoding DASS family sodium-coupled anion symporter: MKFNLRKFGLVLGPVLFFLILFMPTPDGMSDAAKGVFAISVWMIVWWITEAIPIYATALLPMGLIPILGILPLKEIAAEYMHPIIVLLLGMFMIALAIEKSGLHKKIAFELISVFGYSPKKIVWGFMITTALISTVVMSTTVVLILLPITGVILAALSKTNYVTTKFKVIFMLSIAYSSSIGSVATLIGAPPNLLYAATVMEMFAHKVTFAEWSMLGVPLSVSMLVLCGLYMTTQIGKSNFETTSEIKRTLLLEKSKIGKITMEQKTVLAVLLGVMVLMFTMPLWQPENSFITNSVIAILGGISLFVLPKTRSESLMNWAGIERLPYGLLFLLGGGFALSLAFVDSGLANWIAHALAFVGDYPFELVILVLVAMIMFLTNVKSNTATAAIFIPIVGTMAMLNNWTPLPVLFAITVATSFAFLLPMGTPPNALIYEKAQIPIKAMVKHGMVLNMMAIGLITTFTILVSSKILI; this comes from the coding sequence ATGAAATTTAATCTAAGAAAATTTGGGCTGGTTCTAGGGCCAGTACTATTTTTTCTAATCCTATTTATGCCCACACCAGATGGAATGTCCGATGCGGCAAAAGGAGTTTTTGCAATTTCTGTATGGATGATTGTTTGGTGGATTACAGAAGCTATTCCAATTTATGCCACTGCATTACTACCTATGGGATTAATTCCGATACTTGGAATATTGCCATTAAAAGAGATTGCAGCAGAATACATGCACCCAATTATTGTCTTATTACTTGGAATGTTCATGATAGCACTAGCAATTGAAAAATCTGGCTTGCATAAAAAAATTGCATTTGAATTAATATCTGTATTCGGATATTCTCCAAAGAAAATTGTATGGGGATTTATGATTACAACAGCGTTAATCTCTACGGTAGTTATGAGCACTACCGTTGTTTTGATATTACTTCCAATCACAGGAGTAATCCTAGCAGCATTATCTAAAACAAATTATGTCACAACAAAATTCAAAGTAATCTTCATGTTATCTATCGCATATTCATCATCAATTGGCAGTGTAGCAACTTTGATTGGGGCACCGCCAAATTTGCTTTATGCTGCAACAGTAATGGAGATGTTTGCCCACAAAGTTACATTTGCAGAATGGTCCATGCTTGGAGTCCCGCTTTCAGTCTCAATGTTGGTTCTTTGTGGACTGTACATGACCACCCAAATTGGAAAAAGTAATTTTGAGACAACATCTGAAATCAAAAGAACATTACTTTTAGAAAAATCCAAAATTGGAAAAATTACAATGGAGCAAAAAACAGTGCTTGCCGTATTGTTGGGAGTGATGGTTTTGATGTTTACTATGCCTTTATGGCAGCCTGAGAATTCTTTTATTACAAATTCAGTAATTGCTATTTTGGGCGGGATCTCCCTCTTTGTTTTGCCAAAAACCCGTTCTGAAAGTTTAATGAATTGGGCTGGAATTGAAAGACTTCCCTATGGACTATTATTCTTACTTGGTGGAGGATTTGCATTATCTTTAGCATTTGTGGATTCTGGATTGGCTAATTGGATTGCTCATGCTCTTGCATTTGTTGGAGACTATCCATTTGAGTTAGTAATTCTTGTGCTAGTTGCAATGATCATGTTTCTAACAAATGTCAAATCAAATACAGCTACTGCTGCAATTTTCATTCCAATAGTTGGAACAATGGCCATGCTAAATAACTGGACTCCGCTGCCTGTTTTGTTTGCAATAACTGTTGCAACATCATTTGCGTTTCTATTACCAATGGGAACACCACCAAATGCCCTAATCTATGAAAAAGCACAGATTCCAATCAAGGCAATGGTAAAACATGGTATGGTTCTCAACATGATGGCAATTGGATTGATTACAACATTCACAATTCTTGTTTCATCAAAAATTCTAATCTAA